The Streptomyces sp. NBC_01463 DNA window GCGCCCAACTCCCCGTACTCCGCGTCCAAGGCCTCCAGCGACCTGATCGCCCTCTCGTACCACCGCACCCACGGACTCGACGTGCGGGTGACCCGCTGCTCCAACAACTACGGGCACCACCACTTCCCGGAGAAGGTCATCCCGCTCTTCGTCACCAACCTGCTCGACGGCCGGCCGGTCCCGCTGTACGGGGACGGCGCCCATGTCCGCGACTGGCTGCACATCGACGACCACGTCCAGGGCATCGAGCTCGTCCGCACCAAGGGCCGCGCCGGCCAGGTCTACAACATCGGCGGCGGCACCGAGCTCTCCAACAAGGAGCTCACCGGACTGCTGCTGGAGGCCTGCGGCGCGGACTGGGACACGGACGTCACCCACGTCGAGGACCGCAAGGGCCACGACCGGCGCTACTCCGTCGACTGCACCCGGATCCGCGAGGAGCTCGGCTACGAACCCCGCAAGGACTTCCGCACCGGACTCGCCGAGACCGTGCGGTGGTACCGGGAGAACCGCTCCTGGTGGGAGCCGCTCAAGGAGAGGGCCGCCCTGTGAACCCCGTCTGGCTGGTCACCGGGGCCGGCGGAATGCTCGGACAGGACCTGCTGGCCGCCCTCGCCCACGAGGACGTCATCGCCGTCGCCGCGGACCGCACTGCCCTGGACATCGCCGACCCGGCCCGCGTCCGCGAGGCGTTCGCCGCCCACCGGCCCGCGGTTGTCGTCAACTGCGCGGCCTGGACCGCCGTCGACGACGCCGAGAGCCGGGAGGACGCCGCCCTGCGGGTCAACGGCACCGGACCCGCGGTCCTCGCCGAGGCCTGCCGCGAGCACGGCGCCGTCCTGATCCACGTCTCCACCGACTACGTCTTCGCCGGGGACGGCATCCGGCCGTACGCCGAGGACGCCCCCACCGCCCCGCGCACCGCCTACGGCCGCACCAAACTGGCCGGCGAACGCGCCGTGCTGGAGACCCTGCCCGACACCGGCTACGTCGTGCGCACCGCCTGGCTCTACGGTGCGGGCGGCGCCAGCTTCGTCCGTACGATGATCAGGCTGGAGGGCGTCAAGGACACCCTCGACGTGGTGGACGACCAGCGCGGGCAGCCCACCTGGACCGTCGATCTGGCCGACCGGCTGGTCCGGCTCGGACGGGCCGCACTGGCGGGCACCGCCCCGGCGGGCGTCTACCACGGCACCAGCGGCGGCGAGACGACCTGGTACGGCCTCGCCCGGGAGGTCTTCCGGCTGCTGGGCGCCGACCCGGCCCGCGTCCGGCCCACCACCAGCGGCGCCTACCCCCGCCCGGCCCCCCGGCCCGCGTACAGCGTGCTCGCGCATGAGCGGTTCGCGGCGGCCGGGATCGAACCCGTCCGGGACTGGCGCACGGCACTGGAGGAGGCGTTCCCGGCGCTGCTCGCCGCGGAACGCCCCTCGGAGACCGCCCTGGTCAGCGGCCGGCCGGACTGAGCGCGGGCCCGCCGGCCCGCACCCCGGCCAGGGGCGGGGCGGCCGTCCGCAGCCGCGCGTAGTACGCCTCGCACTCCCCGTACGAGGGAAGCAGCCCCTGGTTCTCCGCCTCGGCCAGCGAGGGCGCCCCGGCGTCCTTCCCCGACAGCAGCGGCACGATGTCCGCCGGCCAGGCGATGCCCAGCTCCGGGTCGAGCGGATCGATGCCGTGCTCGCGACCCGGCGCGTAGCCCTCGGAGCACAGATAGACGACGCTCGCGTCGTCCATCAGCGCCATGAAGGCGTGGCCGAGCCCCTCGGCGAGGTACACCGCACGGTGATCGGTGTCGTCGAGCCGGACACCCTCCCACCGCCCGTAGGCGGGTGAGCCGGCCCGGACGTCCACGATCACGTCGAGCACCGCGCCGCGCACGCACTTCACGTACTTCGCCTGCCCCGGCGGCACGTCGGCGAAGTGGATGCCGCGCAGCGTGCCCCGGCGCGAGACGGAGAAGTTGGCCTGCGCGAGCCCCAGCGCGTGCCCCGCGGCCTCGCCGAGGTCGGCGGCCCTGAACCACTCGTGGAAGCTGCCGCGGCTGTCGGGGATGACCTCGGGCTCGTGCACCCAGGCCCCGGGGATGGAGAGCTGGCGCATGCGATCACGTCCTGTTCCTGGGATTCGCCGGGTTCTCCGGCAGTGGAGCCGACGTCTCCTGCAACGAGCCGCGGTACGGAACGGATACGGAACGGGACGGATGCGGACGAAACCGGGTCCACGGTGCGGAACGCGAAGGCGCCGGATTCCGCGCTCGCGTAGATTGCGGAGTCCAGCGAGGCGAACCACGGGGGATGCGCGTGTCAGGGGCAAGGCAGGGCGTCACGGAGGCCCGCAGGATCGTGGTCAAGGTCGGTTCCTCCTCCCTCACCACCGCCGCGGGAGGCCTCGACGCCGACCGGGTCGACGCACTCGTCGACGTCCTCGCCAAGGTCCGCAGCGGCGGCGACCGCGAGGTCGTCCTCGTTTCCAGCGGCGCCATCGCGGCCGGACTCGCCCCGCTCGGACTGCACCGCAGGCCCAAGGACCTGGCCAGGCAGCAGGCCGCCGCCAGCGTCGGCCAGGGGCTGCTCGTCGCCCGCTACACCGCCTCGTTCGCCCGCTACGGCGTCCGCGTCGGCCAGGTCCTGCTCACCAGCAACGACACCAGCCGCCGCGCCCACTACCGCAACGCCTACCGCACCCTGGACCAGCTCCTGGACATGGGCGCGCTGCCCATCGTCAACGAGAACGACACCGTTGCCACCGACGAGATCCGCTTCGGCGACAACGACCGGCTCGCCGCGCTCGTCGCCCACCTGGTCCGCGCCGACCTGCTGATCCTCCTCTCGGACGTGGACGGCCTGTACGACGGCGATCCGAGCATCCCCGGCACCACCCGCATCACCGAGGTCACCGGCCCCGCCGACCTGGCCGGGGTCAGCATCGGCAGCGCCGGCAAGGCGGGCGTCGGGACCGGCGGGATGGTCACCAAGGTCGAGGCCGCCCGGATCGCCACCGCCGCCGGTGTCCCGGTCGTCCTGACCTCGGCCAGCCACGCGGCCGACGCGCTGGCGGGCCGCGACACGGGCACCTACTTCCACCGCACCGGCCGCCGCTCGGCGGACCGGCTGCTGTGGCTCGCCCACGCCTCCACCCCGCAGGGCTCGCTCACCTTGGACGACGGGGCCGTGCAGGCCGTCGTGGAACGGCACAGTTCGCTGCTGCCGGCCGGGATCGCCTCGGTCGAGGGCGAGTTCACCGCCGGCGACCCGGTGGAACTGCGCGATCTGCGGGGCCGGCCGGTCGCCCGCGGGCTCGTCAACTTCGACGCCAAGGAGATCCCGCAGCTCCTCGGCCGCTCCACCCGCGACCTCGCCCGCGAACTCGGTCCCGCCTACGAGCGCGAGGTCGTACACAGGGACGATCTCGTCGTCCTCGGCACCTGACACACCCCCTGAAACGGCTGAAAGTCCAGCCTTCGGGCAGAGACCTTCACGAAAACCGCCCCATGCCGGGCCGCGGACTGGTCCACTTTGTAGCAGGGACACAGCGGGGTACAGCACAGCAACACATTCACAGGAGGCCGCCGGTGAGACGAGCGCGCCCGGGGGCGCCGCCCCGAGGAACGGGTGGTCGCGCCCTGACCAGCGTCGGAGCAGGGCCAGGCTTCGACGGAAGCAGGCCCGCGGACCGGAGGGACGAGCGGACCACCGGTCCGGAGCCGACGACGGCGGGCCAGGACCGCACCCAGTCGAAGCTGTGGCACATCACTCTCTGTGTCTCCGGTGCCGAGATCCCGCTGAAGGAGGTCAGACGCGGTCTGGAACAGCTCGCGCACGACCACCCCTTCCTGCTGACCAGCCGCTACGCCAACGACCACGCGGAGATCCGCTACTGGGAAGAGGCCCGCGACCTGCACGACGCGGCGGCCGTGGCCCTGCGGCTGTGGGGCGAACACCGCTCCAGCGCGGGGCTGCCGCCCTGGGAGATCGTCGGCCTGGAGGTCATCGACCGCGAGACGTACCACCAGCGCGTCGCCGAGGGATACGGGCCGCCCCCGGCGGCCCCCGTCGGGGTGCACCCGTACTGAACCGGCACCCGGCAGCCGTCCCCGGACGGCTGTCTCGCATCACGGGATACGTGACGGATGCCCGCAGTGTGCGCACTACTCTGCGGGCATGACCACGCTTTCGCCGTACGACAACATGTCCCCGGTCGCCCAGGCCGCCTACCGGGCCCGCTCCGCCGCCGCCGACATCGCGCCACTTCCGCGCGCGGCGAAGGACGACGCGCTGCTGGCGATCGCGGACGCGCTCGAAGTGCGGACGAACGACATCCTCGCGGCCAACGCAGAGGACGTGGCGCGGGCCCGCGAGGCCGGGACGAGCGAGTCGGTCGTCGACCGGCTGACCCTCACCCCGGAGCGGATCCGGGCCATCGCCGCCGACGTACGGGACGTGGCGGCACTGCCCGACCCCGTCGGCGAGGTGGTGCGCGGCTCGACGCTGCCCAACGGCATTGACCTGCGCCAGGTCCGGGTGCCGCTCGGCGTGGTCGGGATCATCTACGAGGCCCGGCCCAATGTGACGGTGGACGCGGCGGCGCTCTGCCTGAAGTCGGGCAACGCGGTGCTGCTGCGCGGCTCGTCCTCCGCCCGCTCGTCGAACGCCGCGCTGGTCCGGGTCCTGCGCGACGCGGTCGGCGGCTCCGGCCTGCCGGCCGACGCGGTGCAGCTGGTGCCCGGCGACAACCGTGACTCCGTACGCGAGCTCATGCGCGCCCGCGGCCTGGTCGACGTGCTCATCCCGCGCGGCGGCGCCTCGCTGATCCGCACCGTCGTCGAGGGGTCCACCGTCCCCGTGATCGAGACGGGCACCGGCAACTGCCATGTGTACGTGGACGCGAAGACCGACCTCGACATGGCGGTCGCCATCCTGGTCAACTCCAAGGCGCAGCGCCCGAGTGTCTGCAACTCCGCGGAGACCCTCCTGGTCCACCAGGACATCGCCGACGCGTTCCTGCCGCGGGCCCTGGACGCCCTCGCCGACGCGGGCGTCACCGTGCACGGCGACGAGCGGGTCCTGGAGTACGCCGAGGGGTCCAAGGCCACCCTGGTGGCGGCGACGCCGGACGACTGGGAGACCGAGTACCTCTCGTACGACATCGCCGCCGCCGTCGTGGACTCGCTGGACGCCGCCGTGGCGCACATCCGGCTCTGGTCGTCCGGCCACACCGAGGCGATCGTGACCACCTCGCAGGCCGCGGCACGCCGTTTCACCCAGTTGGTGGACTCGACGACGGTCGCTGTGAACGCCTCGACGCGCTTCACGGACGGCAGCCAGTTCGGCTTCGGCGCGGAGATCGGCATCTCCACGCAGAAGCTGCACGCCAGGGGCCCCATGGGGCTTCCGGAGCTGACGTCCACGAAGTACATCGTGACCGGCGACGGCCATGTGAGGTGACCTCGGGATGCGGCGAATGTTCCGTCTCCCTGCCCAAAACCATCCGGCGGGTCTAGGCTGAAGCCGTGCCGGACGACGTGGGGGGCAGGCCGTTCCCGAACGGCTGGGAGCCCGACGACGACCGCGGGGGCGCGGACGAGGACTTCGCCTCCGTGGTGTTCGACGAGGACTTCGTACGGGCCGCCGAGTTCCATGAACCCACCGCCGTCGAGCGGTTGTTGGCGGCCGCCGAGGCGCGCGCCGAGGCCGACGCCTTCCGGGCCCGGGCCGGCGGCCCGCTGGACGACGACCCCTACGACGACGGCTACGGACGCGCGGGCGGCTACGGCGACCCGCTCGACGCGGATGACGACGACACCTACGGCAGCGGTCCCTACGGGCGCCACGGCGGCTCCCTGCGCCCCTACCGGGGTGCCGCCCGCTGGCACCGGCCGGTGGCCTGGCTGCTCGCCGTGCTGATGGGGGTCGGCATGGTCGCGCTGGCCTTCAGCGCCGTCTTCCGCAACAGCTCGGGCGACCGGCAGGACCAGGTCCCGCCCCCGGCCACGAGCGGCGTGGACAGCGCACCGGGCCCCACCGCGGCCCCGTCCGCCGCGGAGGGCTACTCCCGCCCGCTGGTTTCCGCGGTGCCCCGCACCCCCTGACGCTCGCCGAGGGTTCCGCGGGACTTCGGGGTCTTCGGAGGTTCCGCGTCTTCGGAGTTCCGGAGTGCTTCGGGGCGCCTCGCGATCATGGCCGCACTCACCGCCGCACCCGCCGCGCTCCCTCCAACGGCCGACCCCGCCGTACCGGTGTGTCCGCCCGCCCTCTCCGCTTCGGGCACCGCCGTTTCCCCGGTGCGCATCCGCCCGGCCGGGGAACTCCGCGCCAGTTCCCGCCCGTGACCGCGTTTACACGGGTCGTAATCGACCTACTCTGAAGATATGACCCCTCACCCGCTCGTAGAGGGGGCTTCTCAGTCGGGAGAAGTCATGGCAGATCGCGGAGATCCACCCGAAGGCCCGTCGGAGAACAGCGCGAGCGGCAGCGAGGACGAGTACCGGTCCCTCGTCTTCGACGAGTCCTTCGTCCGGGCCGCCCGGCTGCAGGAGTTCTCCGCCCAGGAGCGCATGGGGGAGCACGCCCGTGCCGTCCGCAGCCTGCCCGGCCGCACCGTCCGCAACGGCTCACGGGCCGCCCTCGTCCTCGCCGTGCTGATCGCCCTGGCCTTCGGCACCGCCGTCTTCATGGGCTTCCGGCACCCCTATCAGAGCCCTGCCGCCAGGCGGGCCGAGCCGCTGCGGATGACCGTCGTCCCGCTGGCGCCGCGCGGAGCCGTGCCCGCGGGCACCACGGCCGCACTCTTCGCGAGCAGCCCCGCCGCCCCGTACCCGAAGGGCGCCGCGGGCATCAGCCTCCCGGTGACCCGGCGGACGGACAACTTCTCCGACAGCCAGGTGTACGCCGCCCTGGCCACCGCCAAGGACTACCTGGTGGCCTCCTCGCTCGACCTCGACGTCCTCGGCGGGAACGCGCTGCGCCCGGTGGAGTCACTGCTCGACCCGGACCAGATGGACCAGTTCGAGCGGAGCATGAACGAGCCGTACGACGACGGACTGCACGCGGCGACCGGCTGGCTGGTGCGCTTCGACCCGGCCGAGGTCACCCCCGACCCGGAGATCCGGGTCCGGGGCGCCCTGACGTACTCCGAGGAGGGGCCCGACGCCCTGGAGGTGCTCTCGGACCACACCTTCACCTATGTGCTCCGCCCGGCCGTCTCCGGTCCCCAGCAGGCGGGCGGAGCCTCGCTGTTCACCGTCCGGCGGGAGATGCGCTTCCGGTTCGACCGGGACGACCTGCGGCTGCACCGGCTGGAGGTGCGGACCAGCTACGTCCAGGCCGGTCCGCAGTCCTGCTCGGCCGACACCACCGGCGCCCTGCGTCCACTGCTCGCGGGCCACCGGGCCGTCTCGCGCGGCCCGGCGGGCACCGACCCGTACGCGACGGGCCGGCCCACCGCGGCGCTGTGCGGAACGCTGAAGGTCAGCTCCCTGCCGTCCCGGGCGCAGCCGGTCCCTCAGGGTCCTCAGGACCCGGGGACTGCTGCGAGCCGTCCGTAGGACCGTCCTGGGCCGTCCCGGTGCCCTTCCCGCCGCTGCCGCCCGCTCCGGTGAACTTGTCGCGGAGCTTGCCGCCCAGATCGCCCGCGCCGCCCGCTATGTCGCCGACCAGCTTCATCAGCGGGTCCTTGCTGCTGCGCACCGAATCGGCGTAGTGCGAGGCGGACTCCTTGAAGGCGTCCGTCACCGAGGTGTCCTTGTCCTCGTCGCGCCGCGGGTAGTGGCCGTCCATGATCCGCTGGTAGTCGCGGGTCTCGGACCACTTCTTCAGCTCGGCCGCGCGCACCGTGGTGAACGGGTGCGAACGGGGGAGCACGTTGAGGATCTTGAGGACGGAATCGCGCAGGTCGCCGGCCTTCTCGTACTCGTCGGCCTGGGCGAGGAACGCGTCCACGTTCATCTCGTGGAGGTGGTTGCCTCCGGCGATCTTCATCAGTCCGCGCATGGAGGCCTGCAGATCCTGGCCGACCAGCAGTCCGGCCCGGTCCGCCGACAGCTCCGACTTGCGGAACCACTCGCGCAGCGCCGTGACGATCGCCATGATCGCGACATTGCCGAGCGGGATCCAGGCCACCTTGAGGGCGAGATTGGTGAGGAAGAGCAGGATCGTGCGGTACACGGCGTGACCGGAGAGGGCGTGCCCCACCTCGTGACCGACGACCGCCCGCATCTCCTCCTCGTCGAGCAGCTCCACCAGGCCCGTCGTCACCACGATGATCGGCTCGTCGAGACCGATGCACATCGCGTTGGGCTGCGGGTCCTGGTTGACGTACATCGGCGGGACCTTCTCCAGGTCCAGGATGTAACAGGCGTCCCGCAGCATGTCGTTGAGGTGGGCGAACTGGGCATCACTCACCCGGACGGAGTCCGACAGGAAGAGCAGTCGCAGACTGCGCTCCGGCAGCAGTCCGCTCAGGGCCTTGAAGACCGTGTCGAAACCGCTCAGCTTGCGCAGCGCCACCAGCGCCGAGCGGTCCGCCGGGTGTTCGTACGCCCGGGACGAGATTCCCGGGAAACGCCTGCGCTGCCTGCTCGGCACGTGCTCATGGCTCTCGTGGCTGCCGTCGGTCATGGATGGGCCCCCTGTTCGTACGAGACGTCGCTCGCCCCCTGACAAATCCCAGCGTAGGTGCTGGGGCTACGGTGTGCGGGGGGCTGTGGATAACTGAGGAGACGCCCGACATGCCGCACACCGTTGCTCTGATCGCCGCCGCATCCGAGGACCAGGGGCCGGGCAACACGATCCGCATCGTGCTGATCGTCTCGCTCGTCGGAGCCGCTCTGCTGGCCTGGTTCCTGCTCCGCGGATACCGCAACGACGACAACAACGACTGAGTCGGCGTGAGCGTGCCCGGGGCACCCGCATACGATGTCCGCGACGTCTTCCCTCCGACTCCCGATCGATAGGTCCTGCCGAAGATGAGCCTCACGAGCACCGCACACCAGCTGGTCACCGTCGCCGCCGAGGGCGAGCACGGCGGCAACCACGAAAGTCTCAGCCCCTACCTCACCGGTGGCGGTGCGTTTGTCGCGCTTCTCCTCCTTCTGTGGATCACCACGCGCTTCAACCGCGACCGCTGAGGCCGAGGCGTACAGCTGTGCCAGTAGGCTCTGCACGCATGGGAGAGCAGGAAGTGCCTACCGGCCGCGGAAAACGCCGACTCGGCGTGATGGGCGGGACGTTTGACCCGATTCATCATGGACACCTGGTGGCGGCCAGTGAAGTGGCCGCCCAGTTCCACCTCGACGAGGTGATCTTCGTTCCGACCGGGCAGCCGTGGCAGAAGAGCCACAAGCAGGTCTCCCCGGCGGAGGACCGTTATCTGATGACGGTCATCGCGACGGCGTCCAACCCGCAGTTCTCGGTCAGCCGGAGCGACATCGACCGCAAGGGCCCCACGTACACGATCGACACCCTGCGGGACCTGCGCGCGCTCCACGACAACGCGGACCTCTTCTTCATCACGGGCGCCGACGCGCTCTCCCAGATCCTCACCTGGCGGGATGCCGACGAACTCTTCTCGTTGTCCCACTTCATCGGTGTGACGCGGCCGGGGCACGTGCTCACGGACGACGGGCTGCCGGAGGGCGGCGTCTCCCTCGTGGAGGTCCCCGCACTGGCGATCTCCTCCACGGACTGCCGTGTGCGGGTCGCCCAGGGAGACCCGGTCTGGTACCTGGTGCCGGACGGTGTCGTCCGCTACATCGACAAGCGCCAGCTGTACCGCGGCGAATGAGCCACGGAGAGGGGCACCGGTGAACGACCGACAGAATCCGTACGACCCGTACTACCAGCAGCCGCAGATCGTCGGCTACGACGAGTACGGGCAGCCGGTGTACCAGCAGCCCGGGCAGCAGCAGTACGACCCGTACGCGCAGCAGACCCAGCCGCCGCACCAGGCCCAGCAGCCTCAGCAGCCCCCGCAGCAGCAGGCGCCGCAGGGAGGCCAGGGGTACGGCTACGACCCGTACGCACAGCAGCAGCCACAGCAGCATCAGCAGCCTGTCGCGCCGCCGCAGCAGTACGACCCGTACGCCCCCCAGCAGCAACAGCCCCCACAGCATCAGCAGCACCAGGCGCCGCAGCAGGGATACGGCTACGACGGCTACGGGTACGACACCGGCCAGCAGCCCGCCGCGGTCGACACCACGCAGCAGTGGAGCATCCCGCAGCAGGCCCCGCCGCCCGCCGCCGCGGCCCCCGCGCCGACGCAGGAACCCGGTCCCCGGCCCGACGCCGAGCCGGAGGCGGGCGTCCCCGGACCGCGTCGCGGTGACCGCGACTACCGGACCGAGCAGTTCTCCTTCATCGAGGAGCCCGACGAGGACTCCGAAGACGTCATCGACTGGCTGAAGTTCACCGAGAGCCGCAGCGAGCGCCGTGAGGAGGCGCGCCGCCGCGGTCACAACCGGATGGTCGCGCTGATCGTCGTGGCCGCCCTCGTCGTGGTCGGCGGCGTCGGCTATCTGTGGTCCGCGGACAAGCTCCCGGGCTTCTCCGCGTCGGAGAAGGAGAACACCGCGGCGACCGGCCCGCAGCGCCGGGACGTCATCGTGGTGCACCTCCACAACACCAAGGGCGGCGGCACGTCCACGGCGCTGCTCGTGGACAACGTCACCACCAAGCAGGGCACCACGGTCCTCCTCCCGAACTCGCTGGCCGTCTCCGACGAGGACGGTTCCACCACCACGCTCGGCAAGTCGGTCGACGACGACGGAACCTCCGGGACCCGTGAGTCCATCGACACCCTGCTCGGCACCGAGATCAGCGGCACCTGGCGGCTCGACACCCCGTACCTGGAGAACCTCGTCGACCTCGTCGGCAACATCGAGGTCGACACCGACACCGCGGTCCCCGACAGCAAGAAGGGTGCCGCGCCCCTGGTGAAGAAGGGTGCCGCGCAGACGCTGAGCGGCCCGATGGCCGTCGCCTACGCCACCTACCGCGGTCCCGGTGAGGCCGAGGCCAAGCAGCTCATGCGGTTCGGACAGGTCATGCGCGGAGTGCTGCGGAAGATCTCGGACGACCCGAAGGCCGCCACGGTCACCATCCAGACGCTGGCCCAGATCCTCGACCCGTCGCTGCCCGAGAAGGACCTCGGCGCCTCCCTGGCCAAGCTCGCCGAGCACGCCAAGATCGGCGACTACAAGACGGCGCTGCTGCCGGTCCAGGACGACGGCACCCTCACCGACGCGGCCACGGAAAGCGTCGTCAAGGACATCCTCGGCGGCACCGTCAAGGCTCCGGCGGCGGACGCGGCGGTTCGGGTGGGCGTCAAGAACGGCACGGGCAAGGACAGCGGCACCGAGTCCGCCCGGGTCCAGCTGGTCAACGGCGGCTACACCTTCGTCAACAGCGGGAAGTCCGACGTGGTGGCCTCCTCCCAGGTCCTCTACAAGGACACGGCGGACCGGCAGAAGGCGACCGAGGTCGCGAAGACCCTGGGCCTGCCGACGAGCGCGGTGAAGAAGGGCACGCCGGCCGGGAACGCGGACGTGTCCGTCGTGATCGGCCAGGACTACAAGACCGAGTAGGGCGGTCCGTCCCGTCCGGGGGCGGCGCACAGGCAGCTCAGGCACGGGCCGGACACGGCTCGGAGGCGGCTCCGGGAGGGTTCCGGGGCCGCCTTCCGGCCACGTCCGGCGGCTCCAGGACGGTCCGTGCCGTATGACTGCGTGGGCTGTCGGCGGTCCGTGAGACCCTAGAGGTTGATCTGACCGCCGACGAAAGCCTGCATGTGACCGCCACGGACCGCTCCATCGAGCTCATCAACGCCGCCGCTCAGGCGGCCGCAGACCGGCTCGCGCACGACATCATCGCGTACGACGTCAGCGACGTGCTGTCGATCACGGACGCCTTCCTGCTGGCCTCGGCGCCCAACGACCGCCAGGTCAAGTCGATCGTCGACGAGATCGAGGAGAAGCTCCAGAAGGAGCTCGGCGCCAAGCCGGTCCGCCGTGAGGGCGACCGCGACGCGCGCTGGATCCTCCTCGACTACGTCGACATCGTCATCCACGTCCAGCACAGCGAGGAGCGCGTCTTCTACGCGCTCGAGCGCCTGTGGAAGGACTGCCCCGAGATCGCCCTTCCCGAGGACGCCGTGAAGACCCGCGGCAAGGCCGAGGAGCACGCACAGCTCACCGGCGGCACGGAAGGTGAGCAGAGCTGAACGGCAGCGGAAGCGGCAGGGGCCGCAGGATCGTCCTCTGGCGACACGGCCAGACGGCGTGGAACCTGGAGCGCCGGTTCCAGGGCTCCACGGACATCGACCTCACCGAGGAAGGCGTCGGGCAGGCCCGCCGGGCCGCCCGGCTGCTCGCCTCCCTGAAGCCGGACGCGATCGTCGCATCCGATCTGCGGCGGGCGGCGGCCACGGCTGCCGAGCTCGCCGCGATCACCGGACTCGGCATCGCGCACGACCCGGGACTGCGCGAGACCTATGCCGGGGCCTGGCAGGGGCTCACCCACGAGGAGATCGTGGGGCTGTACGGCGAGCAGTACGCGGCGTGGAAGCGCGGCGAGCCCGTGCGGCGCGGCGGCGGCGAGCTGGAGACCGAGGTCGCCGACCGGGCCGCCCCGGTCGTGCTCGCGCACGCCGACAAGCTGCCCGACGACGGCACGCTCGTCGTCGTCAGCCACGGCGGCACCATCCGGACCACCATCGGACGGCTGCTGGGCCTGGAAGCGCACCACTGGGAAGGGCTCGGCGGGCTCACCAACTGCTGCTGGTCGGTGCTGGGCGAGGGCGCCCGCGGCTGGCGGCTGCTGGAGCACAACGCCGGCACCCTGCCCGAACCGGTGCTCGGCGACGACGCCTGACCGGGTGCCGGTGCGGCGCCCGCGGGGCGTCCTCGGGCGGCGTCGGCCGGATTTCACTTTCCGGCTGGTCACAGGCTAAAGTTCTTCTTGTTCGCAGCGCGGAAACGCAGGGAAACACAGCGGACAGCGGGGCTATAGCTCAGTTGGTAGAGCGCCTGCATGGCATGCAGGAGGTCAGGAGTTCAAT harbors:
- the nadD gene encoding nicotinate-nucleotide adenylyltransferase, which encodes MGEQEVPTGRGKRRLGVMGGTFDPIHHGHLVAASEVAAQFHLDEVIFVPTGQPWQKSHKQVSPAEDRYLMTVIATASNPQFSVSRSDIDRKGPTYTIDTLRDLRALHDNADLFFITGADALSQILTWRDADELFSLSHFIGVTRPGHVLTDDGLPEGGVSLVEVPALAISSTDCRVRVAQGDPVWYLVPDGVVRYIDKRQLYRGE
- a CDS encoding M48 family metallopeptidase, which codes for MTDGSHESHEHVPSRQRRRFPGISSRAYEHPADRSALVALRKLSGFDTVFKALSGLLPERSLRLLFLSDSVRVSDAQFAHLNDMLRDACYILDLEKVPPMYVNQDPQPNAMCIGLDEPIIVVTTGLVELLDEEEMRAVVGHEVGHALSGHAVYRTILLFLTNLALKVAWIPLGNVAIMAIVTALREWFRKSELSADRAGLLVGQDLQASMRGLMKIAGGNHLHEMNVDAFLAQADEYEKAGDLRDSVLKILNVLPRSHPFTTVRAAELKKWSETRDYQRIMDGHYPRRDEDKDTSVTDAFKESASHYADSVRSSKDPLMKLVGDIAGGAGDLGGKLRDKFTGAGGSGGKGTGTAQDGPTDGSQQSPGPEDPEGPAAPGTAGS
- a CDS encoding glutamate-5-semialdehyde dehydrogenase; the encoded protein is MTTLSPYDNMSPVAQAAYRARSAAADIAPLPRAAKDDALLAIADALEVRTNDILAANAEDVARAREAGTSESVVDRLTLTPERIRAIAADVRDVAALPDPVGEVVRGSTLPNGIDLRQVRVPLGVVGIIYEARPNVTVDAAALCLKSGNAVLLRGSSSARSSNAALVRVLRDAVGGSGLPADAVQLVPGDNRDSVRELMRARGLVDVLIPRGGASLIRTVVEGSTVPVIETGTGNCHVYVDAKTDLDMAVAILVNSKAQRPSVCNSAETLLVHQDIADAFLPRALDALADAGVTVHGDERVLEYAEGSKATLVAATPDDWETEYLSYDIAAAVVDSLDAAVAHIRLWSSGHTEAIVTTSQAAARRFTQLVDSTTVAVNASTRFTDGSQFGFGAEIGISTQKLHARGPMGLPELTSTKYIVTGDGHVR
- the rfbB gene encoding dTDP-glucose 4,6-dehydratase, with the protein product MTNRLLVTGGAGFIGSHYVRTLLGPDGPGDLAVTVLDRLTYAGNPANLDEVRGHPGFSFVQGDICDAELVGSLMAGHDQVVHFAAESHVDRSIDGGAEFVRTNVVGTHTLVDAAHRAGVTTFVHVSTDEVYGSIDEGSWTESEPLAPNSPYSASKASSDLIALSYHRTHGLDVRVTRCSNNYGHHHFPEKVIPLFVTNLLDGRPVPLYGDGAHVRDWLHIDDHVQGIELVRTKGRAGQVYNIGGGTELSNKELTGLLLEACGADWDTDVTHVEDRKGHDRRYSVDCTRIREELGYEPRKDFRTGLAETVRWYRENRSWWEPLKERAAL
- a CDS encoding dTDP-4-dehydrorhamnose 3,5-epimerase, with protein sequence MRQLSIPGAWVHEPEVIPDSRGSFHEWFRAADLGEAAGHALGLAQANFSVSRRGTLRGIHFADVPPGQAKYVKCVRGAVLDVIVDVRAGSPAYGRWEGVRLDDTDHRAVYLAEGLGHAFMALMDDASVVYLCSEGYAPGREHGIDPLDPELGIAWPADIVPLLSGKDAGAPSLAEAENQGLLPSYGECEAYYARLRTAAPPLAGVRAGGPALSPAGR
- the proB gene encoding glutamate 5-kinase, whose translation is MVKVGSSSLTTAAGGLDADRVDALVDVLAKVRSGGDREVVLVSSGAIAAGLAPLGLHRRPKDLARQQAAASVGQGLLVARYTASFARYGVRVGQVLLTSNDTSRRAHYRNAYRTLDQLLDMGALPIVNENDTVATDEIRFGDNDRLAALVAHLVRADLLILLSDVDGLYDGDPSIPGTTRITEVTGPADLAGVSIGSAGKAGVGTGGMVTKVEAARIATAAGVPVVLTSASHAADALAGRDTGTYFHRTGRRSADRLLWLAHASTPQGSLTLDDGAVQAVVERHSSLLPAGIASVEGEFTAGDPVELRDLRGRPVARGLVNFDAKEIPQLLGRSTRDLARELGPAYEREVVHRDDLVVLGT
- the rfbD gene encoding dTDP-4-dehydrorhamnose reductase, translated to MLGQDLLAALAHEDVIAVAADRTALDIADPARVREAFAAHRPAVVVNCAAWTAVDDAESREDAALRVNGTGPAVLAEACREHGAVLIHVSTDYVFAGDGIRPYAEDAPTAPRTAYGRTKLAGERAVLETLPDTGYVVRTAWLYGAGGASFVRTMIRLEGVKDTLDVVDDQRGQPTWTVDLADRLVRLGRAALAGTAPAGVYHGTSGGETTWYGLAREVFRLLGADPARVRPTTSGAYPRPAPRPAYSVLAHERFAAAGIEPVRDWRTALEEAFPALLAAERPSETALVSGRPD